From Pelagibacterium flavum:
CATTTCGATGTAGTCGAACACGTCCTGCCTTGCCTCTTGGCGTGTTCGATAGGTTCTGCGCCGTATCCGCTCACGCTTGAGCAGATTGAAGAAGCTTTCTGCCACAGCGTTGTCGTGGCAATTCCCCCGTCGGCTCATTGAATGCTCAAGATTGTGATGCTTGAGAAATGCTGCCCAGTCCATGCTGGTGAACTGGGAACCCTGGTCGGAATGAATCAGGACCTTGTTCTTGGGCTTTCGACGCCACACTGCCATGAGCAAAGCCTGCAACACGACGTCGGTTGTCTGGCGGCTGTGCATTGACCAGCCGATGACACGACGTGAGAACAGGTCGATGACAACGGCCAGATAGGCAAAGCCTTCCTGGGTTCTGATGTAGGTGATGTCGGTCACCCACGCCCTGTCTGGAGCCTCCACATCGAACTGGCGGGCCAAGGTATTGTCGACCACGATCGAGGGCCTGCCGCCATAGGAGCCGGGCCGTCGCTTGTAGCCGATCTGCGCCTTGATCCCGGCAAGCCTCGCAAGACGAGCAATGCGGTTGGCACAACTGGTCTCTCCCTGATCGAGAAGGTCGTCATGGAGCTTGCGGTAGCCATAGACCCTGCCGCTTTCCTTCCAGGCATTGCTGATGAGCTCCGTCTGACGTGCATCTTCCAACGCCCGCTTGCTCAGC
This genomic window contains:
- a CDS encoding IS3 family transposase (programmed frameshift); translated protein: MRSGNFSDEFKRDAVAQITERGYPVAEVSKRLGVSPHSLYAWKKKFSKPSGSDDVDQTAEIRRLKKELARVTEERDILKKANRVFRQGCKVRYAFIAEHRQQFTVRAMCRCLRIRPSGFYAWLKNPLSKRALEDARQTELISNAWKESGRVYGYRKLHDDLLDQGETSCANRIARLARLAGIKAQIGYKRRPGSYGGRPSIVVDNTLARQFDVEAPDRAWVTDITYIRTQEGFAYLAVVIDLFSRRVIGWSMHSRQTTDVVLQALLMAVWRRKPKNKVLIHSDQGSQFTSMDWAAFLKHHNLEHSMSRRGNCHDNAVAESFFNLLKRERIRRRTYRTRQEARQDVFDYIEMFYNPKRKHVRNGMLSPVEFERQQEN